One region of Diabrotica undecimpunctata isolate CICGRU chromosome 6, icDiaUnde3, whole genome shotgun sequence genomic DNA includes:
- the LOC140444377 gene encoding serine/threonine-protein kinase PknD-like, which yields MTMMKFELMDIVKKHLPDKVFKLDRLALQYGHRVLRLPPYHCQFNPKENVWSDCKRYYDANITSAGVTNEATVLNVWKKSLQQVTPEKWRKYVRHAESLINEYWETAKIMDTNHIFPIVIDLNEWDCVSSDDDFVEVPEIK from the exons ATGACTATGATGAAGTTTGAGTTGATGGATATTGTAAAGAAGCATCTACCAGATAAAGTATTTAA aTTGGATAGACTGGCCCTTCAATATGGCCATCGTGTCTTGAGACTGCCTCCATATCATTGTCAATTCAATCCAAAAGAGAATGTTTGGTCTGACTGCAAAAGGTATTATGATGCCAATATAACTTCTGCTGGCGTTACAAACGAAGCCACAGTATTAAATGTGTGGAAAAAATCTTTACAAcag GTCACACCAGAAAAATGGAGGAAGTATGTTAGGCATGCAGAAAGCCTCATTAATGAATATTGGGAGACAGCAAAAATAATGGACACAAACCACATATTTCCTATAGTCATTGATTTAAATGAATGGGATTGTGTATCTTCAGATGATGATTTTGTGGAAGTGCCAGAAATAAAATGA